One Vicinamibacterales bacterium genomic window, CGAGCCGTCGAGGATCAAGGCATCGATGGCCAGCCGCGACAACACCCGTCAGGACGACTGGATCTGCATCAACCTCGACTCGTTCAACGATCAGCAGGCGCTCTACAGTTTCTACGTGAACCCGCTCGGCATCCAGTCCGACAGCCGGTTTGCCGCGAACAAGGAGGACCTCGGCTTCGATGCCGTCTGGTACAGCGCTGGTCGAATCGACGAGCAAGGGTACACCGTCGAGGTTCGCATCCCGTTCAAGAGCATCCGCTATACCCGCAAGAACCCGGTCACGATGGGAGTCATCGTCGAACGCATGATCAGCCGGAAGTCCGAGGACGGGACGGTTCCCGGGCTGGACCCGAGGATGGGGATGAACTTCGTCATCCAGACGCAGCCGATCGAGTTTGCGGACATCAGGCACTACACGCTGCTCGAGGTGTTGCCTGCGGCCACCTACAGCCGCCAGCACGCCGCACAGGCGGGCCAGTTGCGGCAGACGTCGTCAGGGGCGGACGTCGGCGTGACGGCCAAATTCGGCATCACCGCGGAGTTGACGGTTGACGGCACCTACAACCCTGACTTCAGTCAGGTGGAGGCGGACGCTGGCCAGATCGACGTCAACCTGCGAGCGCCGCTGTACTTCCCTGAGAAGCGTCCGTTCTTTCTCGAGGGCCAGGATGTCTTCAATCTCGGCGGGCCGGCGCAGACCGGGCCGCTGCAGGCGGTGGTCCACACGAGGACGATAGGGGACCCGTTGACCGGCGTGAAACTCAGCGGCAAGGTGAGCCGCCGCGACACGCTGTCCGTTCTCTACGCCGCCGACGAACTGGCGGCGACCGGAGGGTCCCCTCGACGCCCGGGTGCGGAACCCGATTACGCCCACGTGACGGTGCTCCGCTACAAGCACGCGCTGAACCAGGACGCCTACCTGGGCGGGTTCGTGACCGACCGCGAGCAAGGGTCGGCGTTCAACCGCGTGGCGGGTGGCGACGGCACGATTCGGCTGAGCGATTCGGCGGCGCTCGGGTTCTACGCCCTGGGGTCGGCCACCGGAGTCGACAACGAGCCCAGCGCCGCGGCCGGGCGCGCGGTCGGCGTGGAGTATTTCCGCGACACGCGGAACCTCGCGCTCACGTTCGGAGGAAACGACATCTCGCGTGAGTTCGCCACCGAGACCGGCTACCTGACGCGCAACGGCGTGACCAGCGTCCGTGCCATTGTCGGACCAAAGTTCTATCCCAGCCGAGGGATCGTGCGGCGCATCGAGACGTCGTTGACGACCGAGCAGACGCGCGACGCGTTCAGTGGCATCTGGGAGACGTTCAATCAGGCGTCCGCCACCGTACGCTTCCGCGGGGCCATCTCGTGGCAATCGGCCTACCACCTGTCGAGCGAAGTGTTCTCGGGAAAGAAGTTCGGCACGTCTGGATTCTCGACGACCGTGTCGGCGCAAGTGACCAAGCGGGTGCGGCTGAGCGGGAGCGTGGCCGGACGCGACGCCATCTACTACTCGACCGAGCCGTTCGGCGGGCATACCGTGCAGGCTGTCGCGGCCGTCGTCTACCAGCCGTCGGAACAATGGTACCAGCAGGTGTCGGTCACCTACGCCAACTTCGATCGCGCCTCGGGTGGCGAGCGGCTGTACGACTACGCGATCGCGCGCAGCAAGACCAGCTTCCAACTGAATCGCTTCCTGTTCTTCCGTGCGATTCTCGAGTACAACTCGTTCCGCCGGCAGTTGCTCACCGACTTTCTCGCGTCGTTCACCTACATCCCGGGAACCGTGCTCTTCGCCGGTTACGGGTCGCTCTACGAGCGGACCAGGTGGGACGGTCTCGAGAACGTGCGCGTCCAGTCGTTGCGCGAGGTTCGCCGCGGCCTGTTCCTCAAGGCATCGTACAACTGGCGCCTGTAGATCGAGGCGTCGTCGCGCCTCTCGCGCAACCGGCCACGGGCGCGACGCTCCTTCGGAAAGCCACTCGACGGACCGCCAAGGGCACGTGGACTGCACGAACACGACCGACTGGCGGTCGTCCGAACCGGCGATCGAGCCTGTGCGGCCTCTGCGGGTTCGGGGATAGAATTTCGAGTTTCCGGCTCAGGAACGCCCGGCGTCTTTCGGGGGCGCGGCCTGGAACCCCGTGGCGCGCCGCCCGAAGCCGGCGTCGACGAGGTACGGCGCCAGCGGGTGGCGCGTCGCGTCCACACCATCGATCTCGCCAATCAACATCCCATCGCGTTCGCTGCCGCCGGTGGCGAGCGCGTAGAGCATGCGGGCGACCTCGCGCGCCACGAGCGTGCGTGATGGCTCGTCCTCGGGCAGGAACGTGAGGAACTGGCGATCCGCCCTTCCGACGTACGCCGCGAGGCTGCCGTTGACGAGCGCGACGCCCGCGCCGGCCGAGCGCGTCGGACCGCGCCGCGCCTCGCGTCCCGGCTCCGTCGCCGACGGCCACCGCAGGATGGCACCATATGGATTCGCGGGATCGGTCGCAGCCAGATAGACGGTCTGCGGCACGTCGGGTTCGTCGCCTACCGAGCGCAGGAGGTCCACCGCCCCCGGCAACGCGAACTGGGTGGCGCCCAGGTTGCCCACGAAGTAGCCGCGCCGGATCCGACCGGCTTCTTCCATCGCCTTGAAGACGTCGTACACCGCGCTGAACCCGCCGGGAAGGTACTCGACCGCCACCGCCTCGCGTGTGACGACCCCGTGACGGGCGAGCAACTGCTCCGCGACGGCCGCCGCCCATTCGGTCGGTGACGCGGGCCTTCCGACGCAAGACGCGACGAGCGACCACCGCCCCTCAGCGGTGGGCGGCGTCAGCCTGCGCGACCGAAATGCGCGGGAGCCGTCTCGTCGGCGCTGACGGGGTGGGGGCTGCGTGAACGCCCGGAGCGCATGGAAGGTGTCGTTCGTCACGACGCCGCGCCAGGTGAGATCCCACAGCGTCTCGACCGTGTCCCCCGGGTATCCGCCTCCACACGCCGCGTGAATGGCTGCGAAGAAGCATGCCCCTTCGCGTCGGAGGTGCTCGATGATCGTGCGCGCCCGATCGTCGGGCTCAGCGGCGAGGCCCACGGCGGGCGGCGACAGACGGGCCAAGTGATCGGTCAGGTACAGGGCGATGCGGCCGTCGCGCTCGCCGATCGGATCGAGGCCGGTCCACACGATTTCGCCGGCGCCAGCCAGAAGGTCGAGGTCCGATGGGCGGTAGCCGTCGAGCCGCGCGGGCAGGATGTCGCGCTCGAGCAGCGAGGCGACGAGCGGCGCGCCCTGCAGTTGCTCGACGACATCGAGCAGCGCGTCCACGCCGCGGCGGCGCAGCGCCAGGCCGTGCCACGTCACGGCCAGCCGCCCGAGCGCAGCGGCACTGACCGGCTCGACCTGATGGCGAAGGCGCGCGAGCGACCGTTGTCGAATCTGACGGAGGGCGTCGGCCTCACACCACTCGTGGCCGACGCGCCCGGGGCGGAACGCGCCCTGGAGCAGGCGGCCGCGGGCGGCCAGCCGTCCCAGCGCAAGGGCGGCCGTGCCGGGCGCCAGGCCGAATCGTGCGGCCAGTTCCTCGGTGGTGAAGGGACCGTGCGTGCGCGCGTAGCGCAGCGCGAGATCGCCGAGCGGGTCGGCGACCGGCTCGAGCAGCGCGTCGGGGAGGCCGGCCGGCAGCCGAACCCCCAGCGCGTCGCGGTAGCGTGCCGCGTCTTCGACCGCAATCAGGCGGGCATGCCCCGCCACCCTCAGTTCGACTGCACGGCGTGCATCGAGGAGCGACCGGGTCGCGCGCACGACCACCTCCGACATCGCACGCGCCCGAATCTCCGGCACGCTGAGATCCCCCACACGAAGCAGCAGATCGTGCAGGCCATCCGCGTGACGCACACGATACCGTTCGTCGGTGTGCTGCAACTGCTGCTCGACCTCATCGATCACCGCGGGGTCGAGCAGTTCCCGCAGTTCGATGTTACCGAGCAGGTCCTTGAGTTGCGTCTGGTCGACGAGCAGCGCCTGCGCCCGTCGTTCGGCGAGCGGCGCGTCGCCGTCGTAGATGAAGTTGGCGGTGTAGGAGAAGAGCAACGACGCCGCGAACGGCGACGGCGCCTCGGTATCGACGACCGCCACGCGCATGGTCCGGTTGGCGACGCGGGCCAGCACGTCGGCGAGCGCCGGCACGTCGAACTGGTCGCGAAGGCACTCGCGATAGGTCTCGAGCAGCGCAGGAAACGACCCGAAACGAGCCGCCACCGCCAGGAGATCGGAGGCCCGCTTTCGCTGCCGCCAGAGCGGGGTCCGGGCGCCGGGCCGCCGTCGCGGCAGGAGCAGGGCACGCGAGGCCACCTCCCGGAAGCGCGCGGCGAAGAGCGCCGTGCCGCCGAGTTGCTGCAGCAGCAGCCGCTCCGCCTCGTCGGGAGACGGCAGCAACAACGCCGGATCCGGGGGCTGGTCCGCGTCCGGAAACCTCACGACGAAACCGTCGTCGGACCACATCGTCTCGACGTCGAGGTCGCGCTGCTCGCGGATCCTCGCCTCGGCCACCATGGCCCAGGGAGCCAGGACCTGGCCGCCGAACGGGGCCAGCAGGCACACGCGCCAGTCGCCCAGTTCGTCGCGGTAACGTTCGATCACGATCGTCCGGTCGTCCGGGACCGCCTGCGTGGCCCGCTCCTGATCGCCCAGGTACTGCAGCAGGTTCTCGGCGGCTGTGCGGTCGAGGTCATGGTCGCCAATCAGCCGGGACAGCGCAGCGCCACGAGACATCCCGCGCAGTTCCCGAACCAGGCGGCCGATGCCCAACCCGAGTTCGAGGGGCCGCCCGGGACGGTCGCCGTGCCAGAACGGCATCTTGCCCGGTTGGCCGGGCGCGGGCGACACGAGCACCCGGTCGTGGGTGATCTCCTCGATCCGCCAGGTGGACGCGCCGAGCACGAACGTCTCGCCGACGCGCGACTCGAACACCATCTCCTCGTCGAGTTCGCCCACGCGCGCTGCCTTCTTGCCGGCGCCGGCGAGGAAGACGCCGTACAAGCCACGGTCGGGAATCGTCCCGCCGTTCGCGATCGCCACACGCCCCGCGCCCTGCCGTGTCGTGAGGGCGCCGCCGATCCGGTCCCATGTCAGGCGAGGGCGCAACTCCGCGAACTCGTCCGACGGATACCGGCCGGAGAGCATGTCGAGCACGCTTTCGAACATCGGCCGGGAGAGCGCCGCAAACGGCGCCGCGCGGCGAACGACGGCGAACAGATCGGCGATGGGCCACGGTTCGACCGACACCATGGCGACGATCTGCTGCGCCAGCACATCGAGCGGGTTCCGGGGGTATCTGGTCGCCTCGACCCGCCCCTCGTGCATCGCCCGCGTGACGGCAGCGCAGGCCACGAGGTCCGCGCGAAACTTCGGAAAGATGATGCCCTCGCTGACCGCGTTCACCTGGTGGCTGGCCCGGCCGATGCGCTGCACGCCGCTTGCCACTGACGGCGGCGCCTCGATCTGGATCACCAGGTCGATCGCCCCCATGTCGATGCCGAGTTCGAGCGACGAGGTGGCCACGAGCGCCGGGATCCGCCCGGCCTTCAGCGCCTCCTCGATTTCGACGCGCTGCTCTCGGGCCAGCGACCCGTGGTGCGCCCGGGCGATCGTCTCGCCGGCCAGTTCGTTGATTGCGCCGGCAAGCCGCTCGGCCAGGCGCCGGCTGTTCGCGAACAGCAGCGTGCTGCGGTGCGCCCTGATGAGTTCGAGCAGGCGCGGGTGAATGCTCGACCAGATCGACGGCGCCGCCGGACCCTGAGCGGTCGGACCGCTCGGGATGTCGCCCGGCCTCGCGAGCTTCGCGAGATCCTCGACCGGCACCTCGACCGTCAATTTGAGCGGCTTCGGCTGCTGCGCATCGACGGTCGTGACCGGACGGTAGCGGACGGTCGGCTCGTCACCACCCGGCGCACCAGCGACATCCGCCCGGTCGCCATCCGCTCCGCCGAGAAACCGCGCGACCTCTTCGAGCGGCCGCTGCGTGGCCGACAGGCCGATCCGCTGGAGCGAACCCGCGCACACGGCCTGCAGGCGCTCGATCGACAGCATGAGGTGCGAGCCGCGCTTGGTCGGCACCAGGGCGTGGATTTCGTCCACGATGACCGTCTCCACCGATCGCAGAACCTCGCGAGATCGCGACGTGAGCAGCAGGTAGAGCGACTCCGGAGTGGTGATCAGGATATCGGCCGGCTCGCGGAGGAACCGCGCGCGTTCGGACGCCGGCGTATCACCCGTGCGGATCGAGACGGCGGGCACGACATAGGCATCCCCACGCGCGTCGGCAAGGTGCGCGATTCCGGTGATCGGCGAACGCAGGTTGCGCTCCACGTCCACGGCCAGCGCCTTGAGCGGCGAGACGTAGAGGACCCGGCAGCGCCGATCCTTCGGCGGCAGCGGCGCGAACATCACCCGGTTGATCGCCCACAGGAACGCTGCCAGCGTCTTGCCGCTGCCCGTTGGCGACAGGATCAACGTTGAATCACCGCGAGCGATCGCCGGCCAGCCGAGCGATTGTGGCCGGGTCGGCTGGCCGAACGACGAGACGAACCATCTCTGCACGGCGGGGTGGAAGAGCCCGAGCGGACGGGGCGTACGCCTGGTCACGGAGTGATCGTACAGGGACTCACCCAATCTCGAACCGGAGGCACGCTTGACCGATGTAGATCTCGTCGCCCGACTGGAGCTTGGTCCCGCGCGGGCTGCCGCTCGGGAGCGCGATCGTGCGGCCCTCGCGGAAGACTCGCGTGCCGAACGAGCTTCGATCGTCGAAGAGCCGGTATTCGCCGGACGCCGTGACCGTGATGTGAGCGTGCGCTCGCGACACGGTCTGGTTGATGCTGCTGTCGCTGTCGGCAAACACCACCTGGTTGCGGCGGACGACGCGCCTGTCCTTGTCCACCACGTCGGCAATCCGCCCGATGTTCGTGCGCTCGCCGCTGAGCAGATAGCTCCTGCGGGTCGTCTCGCCCTTGACGACCGAGAGATGCGCCGGCCCGGCGGCAACCTGCACCTTCGTCGCGCCGCGCTCCTGCTTCTGGCAGACCACGCGGAAGACGTGGCCGGTTTCCCAGTCGGATCCCGCGCGGCGGACGAACTTCACCTGGACGTCCAGGCCGTGCGGGCGCGGGCAGCCGGCCATGCGCAGCCGCTCTTCGACGGCGGCCGCCAGTCCGGCGTCCTCGCCGAGAACGGCCTCCATCGACGCGCGCTGCCGGGCGTCGCCGGCCACGACTTCGATCGTGACCCGGTCGTACGGGAACACGTGACGCGACCGGCCGGCCGGCTGTACCTGCTCCTCGACGTGGTCGAGCGCCGCCTTCCGGATCTCGATCGGCTGCAGCGCGATATTGCTGCGCGATGCGAGCCGCTCCAACCGCTTCTCGACCTTCGCCACCTTGTCCAGGATGCCCATAGCTACCTGATCACTTCCAGCTTCTTCGCGGCCGTCACGATGTTTCCCGCGATCGGCGCCGCGGCGGTTCCGCCGTGGCCGCCATGTTCCACGAGCACGGCAAACGCGATGCGACTGAACGTTCGCGGTGGAGCCGTCGCCGGTGCTGCGGTCGCGGGGGGTGCGGCGCTCGTCGCCGGCACCGCGACTGGGATGCTCGCCGGCCCGCCGAACGGCGCGAAGCCGATGAACCACGCGTGCGCCCCGGCGTCCTGCACTTCGGCCGTGCCGGTCTTGCCCGCGATGGGCGGCTGCAGGTCCTTGAGGCTCCGGCCGGTCCCTTCCAGCACCACGCGCCGCATGGTGTGGCCGAGGCCCTGCGCCAGCGGCGCCGTCAGCACCGGGCGCGGAGCATCCGTGCGACGATTGGTCTCGTCGACGATCCATCGGCCCTGCGGCATCGCACCGTCGGCGGCTATCGTCGCCGCCACGCGTGCCATCTTGAAGGGCGTGGCCAGCACCTGCCCCTGTCCGTAGGCCGCGAACGGCAGCGTGTCGCGCACCTGCTTCGCGCTCTCGGGCTGGCCGAGCGAAATCTCGAAGAGCCCGGCCGTCTCCTGCAGCGCCGGCGCGCCGAGCTGCAAGCCGAGCTGCGCAAAGTACGCATTGCACGACACGATGAGGCCGCGCTCCATTTCCGTCGTCCCGTGCGGGGTCTTGTCCGCCGGGTCGTCGCGGATCGGTCGGTTCCAACCCGGGAGCTGCTTGCCCACGCGCCCATCGGGCAGCCGCTCGCACGTGAACGCCTGGTGCGTGAGCGCCGTGTCCTTGCGCAGGGCGGCCGTGGCCGTGACGACCTTGAAGGCCGACCCCGGCGGATAGAGACCGTACCGCGCGCGGTCCAGCAGCCGCTCATCCGGGTCGGTGGTCGTCGTGTCGTTGGCGGGCTTCACGGCAAGACCCGGCGAAACCGACGGCCATGGATAGCTGACCGACGCGAGCAGGTCGCCGTCGGGCGTGAGCACGACCGCCGCACCCTCCTTCTGCCCGGCCCGGTCGACGCCGGCTTTCAGGATCGAGGCAACCTGGAGCTGCAGCCGGATGTCGATCGCGAGCCGAATGTCGCGTGGCCGCGTCAGGAGGCGCTGCACCGTTTCGTCCTGCGGCTGATACCGATGACGGAGCAGCGGCAGCAGTTCGGTGAGATCCCTCCGGATGACCTTGGTCACCTTTCCGGTTCGCGAGTCCGTCACGTCCACGACCCGGGCATGGTCGTTGTACCCGCGCAGCCGTGCGTCGCTGTCGCGTTCGATGAACGACGTGTTCCCGGCCGCCCAGTTCACCTGGCTGCGCCAGTCGCCGAGCAGATGGAAGGTCACCCCGCCGAACGGGTAGCATCGCGACGTGGTGGCCGGGCAGACGTCGGTTGGCGCGATGCCGAGCGCCGTCAGTTCCGTGGCGTGCGCCTGGAGGTCCGCCACGCGGCTCGTGGCCAGCGGAATCCCGTTGCGGTCGGTGATCGTCCCCCGCACGATCTGCTGCGCGGCGGCCAACAAGCGCGGGTTGTACTCGAAGCGCCGGACGCCGTCGGCCTGAACGGTCAGCGCGGTGGCGGCCACCGTGCGGTCGGCCGCGAACGTCTGCAGGAAGCCGACCCGAACGACCACGGCGATGAGCACCGCGGCCATGGCCCCGGCCACCCACCAGACCGGCCGCGCGAACTCCGGCTTGTCGTCGTGAACGGCGCTGCCCGCGCTGATCGAGAGCAGGATGCCGAACGCGAGGAAGTTGGCAATCATCGACGAACGGCCGTAGCTCAGGAACGGCGTCGCGACGCCCGTGAGCGGCATCAGACCGAGC contains:
- a CDS encoding DUF5916 domain-containing protein, which produces MTSRRFTPCRGAASGLLAILVVLGGATAARGADTVHPLRASTPPIIDGRLDEVLWQNAPSASNFKTWLPDYGADLSERTIVYYAYDAENLYFAIRAFDREPSRIKASMASRDNTRQDDWICINLDSFNDQQALYSFYVNPLGIQSDSRFAANKEDLGFDAVWYSAGRIDEQGYTVEVRIPFKSIRYTRKNPVTMGVIVERMISRKSEDGTVPGLDPRMGMNFVIQTQPIEFADIRHYTLLEVLPAATYSRQHAAQAGQLRQTSSGADVGVTAKFGITAELTVDGTYNPDFSQVEADAGQIDVNLRAPLYFPEKRPFFLEGQDVFNLGGPAQTGPLQAVVHTRTIGDPLTGVKLSGKVSRRDTLSVLYAADELAATGGSPRRPGAEPDYAHVTVLRYKHALNQDAYLGGFVTDREQGSAFNRVAGGDGTIRLSDSAALGFYALGSATGVDNEPSAAAGRAVGVEYFRDTRNLALTFGGNDISREFATETGYLTRNGVTSVRAIVGPKFYPSRGIVRRIETSLTTEQTRDAFSGIWETFNQASATVRFRGAISWQSAYHLSSEVFSGKKFGTSGFSTTVSAQVTKRVRLSGSVAGRDAIYYSTEPFGGHTVQAVAAVVYQPSEQWYQQVSVTYANFDRASGGERLYDYAIARSKTSFQLNRFLFFRAILEYNSFRRQLLTDFLASFTYIPGTVLFAGYGSLYERTRWDGLENVRVQSLREVRRGLFLKASYNWRL
- a CDS encoding DEAD/DEAH box helicase; amino-acid sequence: MTRRTPRPLGLFHPAVQRWFVSSFGQPTRPQSLGWPAIARGDSTLILSPTGSGKTLAAFLWAINRVMFAPLPPKDRRCRVLYVSPLKALAVDVERNLRSPITGIAHLADARGDAYVVPAVSIRTGDTPASERARFLREPADILITTPESLYLLLTSRSREVLRSVETVIVDEIHALVPTKRGSHLMLSIERLQAVCAGSLQRIGLSATQRPLEEVARFLGGADGDRADVAGAPGGDEPTVRYRPVTTVDAQQPKPLKLTVEVPVEDLAKLARPGDIPSGPTAQGPAAPSIWSSIHPRLLELIRAHRSTLLFANSRRLAERLAGAINELAGETIARAHHGSLAREQRVEIEEALKAGRIPALVATSSLELGIDMGAIDLVIQIEAPPSVASGVQRIGRASHQVNAVSEGIIFPKFRADLVACAAVTRAMHEGRVEATRYPRNPLDVLAQQIVAMVSVEPWPIADLFAVVRRAAPFAALSRPMFESVLDMLSGRYPSDEFAELRPRLTWDRIGGALTTRQGAGRVAIANGGTIPDRGLYGVFLAGAGKKAARVGELDEEMVFESRVGETFVLGASTWRIEEITHDRVLVSPAPGQPGKMPFWHGDRPGRPLELGLGIGRLVRELRGMSRGAALSRLIGDHDLDRTAAENLLQYLGDQERATQAVPDDRTIVIERYRDELGDWRVCLLAPFGGQVLAPWAMVAEARIREQRDLDVETMWSDDGFVVRFPDADQPPDPALLLPSPDEAERLLLQQLGGTALFAARFREVASRALLLPRRRPGARTPLWRQRKRASDLLAVAARFGSFPALLETYRECLRDQFDVPALADVLARVANRTMRVAVVDTEAPSPFAASLLFSYTANFIYDGDAPLAERRAQALLVDQTQLKDLLGNIELRELLDPAVIDEVEQQLQHTDERYRVRHADGLHDLLLRVGDLSVPEIRARAMSEVVVRATRSLLDARRAVELRVAGHARLIAVEDAARYRDALGVRLPAGLPDALLEPVADPLGDLALRYARTHGPFTTEELAARFGLAPGTAALALGRLAARGRLLQGAFRPGRVGHEWCEADALRQIRQRSLARLRHQVEPVSAAALGRLAVTWHGLALRRRGVDALLDVVEQLQGAPLVASLLERDILPARLDGYRPSDLDLLAGAGEIVWTGLDPIGERDGRIALYLTDHLARLSPPAVGLAAEPDDRARTIIEHLRREGACFFAAIHAACGGGYPGDTVETLWDLTWRGVVTNDTFHALRAFTQPPPRQRRRDGSRAFRSRRLTPPTAEGRWSLVASCVGRPASPTEWAAAVAEQLLARHGVVTREAVAVEYLPGGFSAVYDVFKAMEEAGRIRRGYFVGNLGATQFALPGAVDLLRSVGDEPDVPQTVYLAATDPANPYGAILRWPSATEPGREARRGPTRSAGAGVALVNGSLAAYVGRADRQFLTFLPEDEPSRTLVAREVARMLYALATGGSERDGMLIGEIDGVDATRHPLAPYLVDAGFGRRATGFQAAPPKDAGRS
- a CDS encoding FHA domain-containing protein, which encodes MGILDKVAKVEKRLERLASRSNIALQPIEIRKAALDHVEEQVQPAGRSRHVFPYDRVTIEVVAGDARQRASMEAVLGEDAGLAAAVEERLRMAGCPRPHGLDVQVKFVRRAGSDWETGHVFRVVCQKQERGATKVQVAAGPAHLSVVKGETTRRSYLLSGERTNIGRIADVVDKDRRVVRRNQVVFADSDSSINQTVSRAHAHITVTASGEYRLFDDRSSFGTRVFREGRTIALPSGSPRGTKLQSGDEIYIGQACLRFEIG
- a CDS encoding FtsW/RodA/SpoVE family cell cycle protein, with product MRMTHSTAAERAETAVATRRARGRGFELVGLLAASLVAVAGLWLVYSAQRSALADAAPALTAGRLVNLNEVDRSEQLLPLLETVLADAGERRFVADRLASWLNTPDGTGSPRRQIQGVNALGTIALTETDLKSSRRLLSFRDRLAERRAQLAAVVAPTPAQPDVKISLLTPAQLAALRRALVVRTPASYRGQLWLAIALFFPGFYLAHAWLRLRRSAADPVLLPIVHVLCGIGFVMMVGMRDPLRDAAFYARFAQGTLVGCLVLAAAAAFSFQRSLLRKLSYVPLLGAVALSLLLIAFGSGPGSSDAKVNLMGVQPVEAIRVLVVLFLAGYFANRWELLRALKEPKLGAAGRLGLDVPRFDYVLPVLIGMGLVLLFFFLQKDLGPALVLACVFLAMYGVARGRVTMVAIGLLLLAAGFACGYALGYPHTVVQRIQMWLSPWDNPVRGGDQIAHALWALGTGAATGTGLGLGDPHVIPAGHTDLILAAVGEELGLVGLAVVFVLNGVLAYRSLRIALRAPGDYTCFLALGLTLGIFLQLLLISAGLLGLMPLTGVATPFLSYGRSSMIANFLAFGILLSISAGSAVHDDKPEFARPVWWVAGAMAAVLIAVVVRVGFLQTFAADRTVAATALTVQADGVRRFEYNPRLLAAAQQIVRGTITDRNGIPLATSRVADLQAHATELTALGIAPTDVCPATTSRCYPFGGVTFHLLGDWRSQVNWAAGNTSFIERDSDARLRGYNDHARVVDVTDSRTGKVTKVIRRDLTELLPLLRHRYQPQDETVQRLLTRPRDIRLAIDIRLQLQVASILKAGVDRAGQKEGAAVVLTPDGDLLASVSYPWPSVSPGLAVKPANDTTTTDPDERLLDRARYGLYPPGSAFKVVTATAALRKDTALTHQAFTCERLPDGRVGKQLPGWNRPIRDDPADKTPHGTTEMERGLIVSCNAYFAQLGLQLGAPALQETAGLFEISLGQPESAKQVRDTLPFAAYGQGQVLATPFKMARVAATIAADGAMPQGRWIVDETNRRTDAPRPVLTAPLAQGLGHTMRRVVLEGTGRSLKDLQPPIAGKTGTAEVQDAGAHAWFIGFAPFGGPASIPVAVPATSAAPPATAAPATAPPRTFSRIAFAVLVEHGGHGGTAAAPIAGNIVTAAKKLEVIR